In Candidatus Omnitrophota bacterium, a genomic segment contains:
- a CDS encoding homoserine dehydrogenase produces the protein MKKIKIGIIGFGTIGSGLVRTLSSKRAYLREKAGVDIEIARICDKDLRSRRPVKVSRKILTKSIGKVLYDPDISIVVELIGGMRPAKEIILEALRQGKHVVTANKALLSESGYEIFNLANSLGLCVGFEASVGGGIPIIRALREGFVANRINLIYGIINGTSNFILSEMAEGGHSFKEALLIAQEKGYAERDPYLDISGGDSCHKLAVLALLGFGIPARPADIYTEGITDIEVSDIQYARELGYSIKLLAIAKRCGDLIELRVHPTLIPAGHLLANVNGVYNGILVDGDLVGENFFFGEGAGPHPTSSAVASDIVAIARGISCHRKREKCVVFKRDVSGIHRIDEVRTRYYIRFSAIDRPGVLARISGILGKHGISIASVTQKEKRASKVVPIVMMTHEARESDMTDALREIDRMSAIKKRSVRVRMESDICTGA, from the coding sequence ATGAAAAAGATAAAGATAGGCATCATAGGGTTCGGGACGATAGGCAGCGGGCTCGTCAGGACGCTCTCTTCGAAACGGGCATACCTGCGCGAGAAGGCAGGCGTCGATATAGAGATAGCCAGGATCTGCGACAAGGACCTCAGATCCAGAAGGCCCGTAAAGGTCAGCCGCAAGATACTGACAAAGTCCATCGGCAAGGTCCTCTATGACCCGGATATATCGATAGTCGTGGAACTGATCGGCGGCATGAGGCCTGCCAAAGAGATAATCCTTGAGGCGCTCAGGCAGGGGAAGCACGTGGTCACGGCCAATAAGGCGCTCCTCTCCGAATCGGGATACGAGATATTCAACCTCGCCAACTCGCTGGGGCTTTGTGTGGGATTTGAGGCGAGCGTAGGCGGAGGCATCCCTATCATAAGGGCTTTAAGGGAAGGATTTGTCGCAAACAGGATAAATCTGATATACGGCATCATAAACGGGACGAGTAATTTCATATTATCGGAGATGGCGGAGGGCGGGCACAGCTTCAAAGAGGCGCTCCTGATCGCGCAGGAGAAGGGTTACGCCGAGCGCGATCCGTATCTCGACATAAGCGGGGGCGACTCCTGCCATAAACTTGCGGTGCTTGCGCTCCTAGGATTCGGTATCCCGGCGCGTCCGGCCGATATCTATACCGAAGGGATCACGGATATCGAAGTGAGCGATATACAATATGCCCGGGAGCTGGGGTACTCGATAAAACTTCTTGCGATCGCCAAACGGTGCGGAGACCTTATCGAGCTGCGCGTCCATCCTACGCTTATACCGGCCGGCCACCTGCTTGCGAACGTCAACGGTGTATATAACGGCATACTTGTGGACGGGGACCTTGTCGGGGAGAACTTCTTCTTCGGCGAAGGCGCCGGACCGCACCCGACCTCGAGCGCGGTGGCCAGCGATATAGTCGCGATCGCGAGAGGTATCTCCTGCCACAGGAAGAGGGAGAAGTGCGTGGTCTTCAAGAGGGATGTCAGCGGCATACACAGGATAGACGAGGTGAGGACCAGGTATTATATACGCTTCTCCGCGATAGACAGGCCCGGGGTGCTTGCCAGGATATCCGGCATACTGGGTAAACACGGCATCAGCATAGCGAGCGTTACGCAGAAAGAGAAACGGGCATCAAAGGTCGTGCCGATAGTCATGATGACACACGAAGCGCGCGAGAGCGATATGACGGACGCTTTGCGCGAGATCGACCGGATGAGCGCCATAAAGAAAAGATCCGTACGGGTGCGGATGGAGAGCGACATATGTACAGGGGCCTGA
- the thrC gene encoding threonine synthase gives MYRGLIDKYRKFLPVTEKTPVITLQEGDTPLIHASHISGLVGDGFEVYLKYEGLNPTGSFKDRGMTMAISKALEEGSKAVMCASTGNTSASAACYSARAGLKCIVLIPEGSIALGKLSQAMIHGATVIAVRGNFDDALKIVREITERFPITLVNSINPYRIEGQKTGSFEICDALGDAPEYHAIPVGNAGNITAYWKGYKEYREKGISKRLPKMLGFQAEGAAPIVLGHPVKEPKTIATAIKIGNPASWKQAEAARDESGGLIDMVSDDEIIEAYKVLADKEGVFVEPASAASVAGILKLAKKGFFNEQRTTNNERRIRIVCVLTGHGLKDPDRAIASVEKPRIVKADFNVIVRELKL, from the coding sequence ATGTACAGGGGCCTGATCGATAAGTACAGGAAGTTTTTACCGGTAACGGAAAAGACGCCGGTCATAACATTGCAGGAGGGGGATACCCCCCTGATACATGCCTCACATATAAGCGGTCTTGTGGGGGATGGGTTCGAGGTATACCTGAAATATGAAGGGCTGAACCCGACCGGCTCTTTTAAGGACAGGGGCATGACGATGGCGATATCGAAGGCGCTCGAGGAAGGGTCGAAGGCCGTCATGTGCGCGTCGACCGGTAACACCTCGGCGTCTGCCGCCTGCTATTCGGCAAGGGCCGGGTTGAAGTGCATAGTCCTTATCCCCGAAGGATCGATAGCGCTCGGGAAGTTGTCGCAGGCCATGATACACGGCGCTACCGTGATAGCGGTCAGGGGCAATTTCGACGACGCCCTGAAGATAGTCCGTGAGATAACGGAGAGGTTCCCTATCACCCTCGTCAATTCGATCAACCCGTACCGCATAGAGGGGCAGAAGACCGGTTCGTTCGAGATATGCGACGCATTGGGTGATGCCCCCGAGTACCATGCGATACCCGTAGGGAATGCCGGCAATATAACCGCCTATTGGAAGGGGTATAAGGAGTACAGGGAAAAAGGTATTTCGAAACGGCTGCCGAAGATGCTGGGATTCCAGGCCGAGGGCGCGGCGCCCATAGTTCTCGGTCACCCCGTAAAGGAGCCGAAGACGATCGCTACCGCCATAAAGATCGGCAACCCCGCAAGCTGGAAGCAGGCGGAGGCCGCGCGCGATGAATCCGGCGGTCTTATAGATATGGTTTCGGATGATGAGATAATTGAGGCCTATAAGGTCCTCGCGGATAAAGAAGGCGTATTTGTCGAGCCGGCGAGCGCCGCGAGCGTAGCGGGGATCTTAAAATTGGCGAAAAAAGGATTCTTCAACGAACAACGGACAACGAACAACGAACGACGAATACGTATCGTCTGTGTGCTCACAGGGCACGGGCTGAAAGACCCGGACAGGGCAATCGCGAGCGTCGAGAAGCCGCGTATCGTCAAGGCCGACTTCAACGTGATCGTAAGGGAACTGAAGTTATGA
- a CDS encoding NAD(P)H-dependent glycerol-3-phosphate dehydrogenase yields MDIHKRVCIVGDGGWGTTLAVLLCRKGCEVSLWGAFPEYVEILKEKRENVKFLPGIRIVPEVHITASLGEALRDKDMVILAVPSQFMRGVLTMLKMNGMSGKAFVSVTKGIENKTLKRMSEVIEDVLGGVPLAVLSGPTIALEVANGIPTTIVASSRETALAKEVQDIFMTERFRVYTSGDVIGVELGGSIKNIIAIAAGAADAMGFGTNSKAALLTRGLAEIVRLGTAMGAKRETFYGLSGLGDLMTTCVSQYSRNRWLGEEIGKGKRLSEVLKETEMVIEGVATARSGFELSKKYKVEMPIVSEIYKVLYDNKDPKIAVRDLMTRPPKGEGDC; encoded by the coding sequence ATGGACATACATAAACGTGTCTGCATAGTGGGTGACGGCGGTTGGGGGACGACGCTTGCGGTGCTCCTCTGCCGGAAGGGCTGCGAAGTGAGCCTTTGGGGGGCCTTCCCCGAATACGTCGAAATACTGAAAGAGAAGCGGGAGAACGTAAAGTTCCTCCCGGGCATCAGGATCGTCCCCGAAGTGCATATCACCGCCTCGCTCGGCGAAGCGCTGAGGGATAAGGATATGGTAATACTGGCAGTGCCGTCCCAGTTCATGCGCGGGGTCCTGACCATGCTCAAGATGAACGGCATGTCGGGCAAGGCATTTGTCAGCGTGACCAAGGGTATAGAGAATAAGACATTAAAGCGCATGTCAGAGGTCATAGAAGATGTCCTCGGCGGCGTCCCTCTCGCGGTCCTTTCGGGGCCGACGATAGCCCTGGAGGTGGCGAACGGCATACCGACGACCATCGTGGCGTCTTCCCGCGAAACGGCCCTGGCAAAAGAGGTGCAGGATATCTTCATGACCGAGCGGTTCAGGGTCTACACCTCCGGCGATGTGATAGGAGTAGAGCTGGGCGGCTCTATAAAAAATATCATAGCCATTGCGGCGGGCGCGGCGGATGCCATGGGTTTCGGCACAAATTCCAAGGCGGCGCTCCTGACACGAGGTCTGGCAGAGATCGTCCGGTTGGGCACGGCGATGGGGGCAAAGCGCGAGACGTTCTACGGCTTGAGCGGGCTGGGCGACCTGATGACCACATGCGTCAGCCAGTACAGCCGTAACAGGTGGCTCGGCGAGGAGATAGGGAAGGGTAAAAGGCTCAGCGAGGTCCTGAAAGAGACGGAGATGGTCATAGAAGGGGTGGCCACCGCGAGATCGGGATTTGAGCTTTCTAAAAAATATAAAGTCGAAATGCCAATAGTTTCGGAGATATACAAGGTCCTCTATGATAATAAAGACCCTAAGATCGCCGTCCGGGATCTGATGACGAGGCCGCCTAAAGGGGAAGGGGATTGTTAG
- a CDS encoding cofactor-independent phosphoglycerate mutase, protein MKYAILVGDGMSDRPIAELDGRTPLEVAKIPNIAEITKAGMIGFVKTVPRGMKPASDVANLAILGYDPKTYYTGRGPLEAANIGVEIGSNEVAFRCNLVTVHNDTMADYSAGHITDKESAILMEYINDKLGTDRIRFYHGKSYRNLAVIKTRSQGELDDLLRTECVPPHDISGKGISRNLPHGKGAEILLDLMGRSTDILNAHEINRVRVDLKENPANMIWLWGQGTNPNMPSFKGMFGLEGAIISAVDLVNGIGKLVGLEPIAVPGVTGYYDTNYEGKGTYAVESLKKKDFIFVHVEAPDEAGHNGDMRAKIAAIENFDKFVVGALWGYLKDAGDHRIMVLSDHATPVSVKTHVSDPAPFVMAGKGVDHNGFDSFSEKNAELGKVKIKSGAALTEMFIKGERCQKA, encoded by the coding sequence ATGAAGTATGCGATACTTGTAGGTGACGGGATGAGCGACCGGCCGATCGCGGAGCTGGACGGCAGGACCCCTCTGGAGGTCGCAAAGATACCGAACATCGCCGAGATAACAAAGGCCGGGATGATAGGGTTCGTGAAGACGGTCCCGCGCGGCATGAAACCCGCCAGCGACGTAGCGAACCTCGCCATACTGGGGTATGACCCGAAGACGTATTATACGGGCAGGGGGCCTCTCGAGGCCGCGAATATCGGCGTAGAGATCGGGAGCAACGAGGTTGCATTCAGGTGCAACCTGGTCACCGTACACAACGACACGATGGCCGACTACAGCGCCGGCCATATCACCGACAAGGAATCCGCGATATTGATGGAGTATATAAATGATAAATTGGGCACCGACAGGATACGTTTCTACCACGGCAAGAGTTACCGGAACCTCGCGGTGATAAAGACAAGGTCGCAGGGCGAGCTGGACGATCTGCTCAGGACGGAATGCGTCCCGCCTCACGACATAAGCGGCAAGGGCATATCGAGGAACCTCCCGCACGGGAAAGGGGCGGAGATATTACTGGATCTGATGGGCAGGTCCACGGATATCCTTAACGCTCATGAGATAAACAGGGTGAGGGTGGACCTGAAAGAGAACCCGGCTAATATGATATGGCTCTGGGGACAGGGCACCAATCCGAATATGCCCAGCTTCAAAGGGATGTTCGGCCTGGAGGGCGCCATAATATCCGCGGTGGACCTCGTTAACGGCATAGGAAAGCTCGTGGGGCTTGAGCCGATCGCGGTACCCGGGGTGACCGGGTACTATGATACAAACTATGAAGGCAAGGGGACATACGCGGTCGAGTCGCTCAAGAAGAAGGACTTCATCTTTGTGCATGTGGAGGCCCCCGATGAGGCAGGCCATAACGGCGACATGAGGGCGAAGATCGCCGCTATAGAGAATTTTGATAAGTTCGTTGTGGGGGCCCTGTGGGGTTATCTGAAAGATGCCGGCGATCACAGGATCATGGTCCTGTCGGATCACGCAACGCCGGTCTCCGTGAAGACGCATGTCTCCGATCCGGCGCCTTTCGTAATGGCCGGGAAAGGCGTGGACCATAACGGTTTTGACTCCTTCAGCGAGAAGAATGCGGAGCTCGGCAAGGTTAAGATCAAGAGCGGCGCGGCATTGACCGAGATGTTCATAAAAGGAGAAAGATGTCAAAAGGCATAA
- a CDS encoding SemiSWEET transporter encodes MINLIGSIAAFCTTVSFLPQVVRIHRTKRTHDLSLPMYAIFSCGVLLWLCYGLMTMSVPIITANAIAFILSIYILAMKVKYK; translated from the coding sequence ATGATAAATCTGATAGGCTCTATAGCCGCCTTTTGCACGACGGTCTCTTTCCTCCCGCAGGTAGTCAGGATACACCGCACCAAACGTACGCATGACCTCTCCCTGCCGATGTATGCCATATTCTCCTGCGGAGTATTGCTCTGGTTATGCTACGGCCTGATGACGATGAGCGTCCCCATAATCACGGCGAATGCCATTGCCTTCATCCTGAGCATATATATACTCGCGATGAAGGTGAAGTATAAATAA